The following are encoded in a window of Amycolatopsis lexingtonensis genomic DNA:
- a CDS encoding helicase-related protein yields MAYVGPDGGDTETLLNLPDRQYAVGMLFPAMSEPPPESSEESEHIEAEVLTGEIEEAGASVPIAEDWRPSSVAISFVTDRPSVSCDFSGGTYRSIKDDGPPRWQRSPFRFEGLELTRGRPPHVLTAGEVPIEIGSRWRAYGDAHLVTVHARVSSKSTGDDRSDIDRTLFQVALSVTPALDGRFLEYDRSNAFDSDPEAAELRLRYRSKTIYAVGHGTAADWNLIDGVCTRVFLDPVPAFVVPAIETTGLDSDSVEARALLLHNLSRIDTDTERVISTLDAFVDVYSHWVSEQSGRVESFGADTPVAQAITDRARSALDRMRAGVDLLREPERGSLRTAFALGMTAMRLQIRQTAIKNGTEPSRVEEPRWRPFQLGFLLVALASTIDGTHDDRELVDLIWFPTGGGKTEAYLGLAAVEIFHRRIVHGTAGGGTAVITRYTLRLLTSQQFQRAASLICAMTLLRNEDARANRMAPFSIGLWVGNEVTPRSRQEAKAGLDRLRKAARPEEANQFQIESCPWCGTALLPDMRYEDWSRYGFREVGRDVVIHCTRTACEFHDELPVSVIDDILYDEPPTILLATVDKFARLQFLPEAGKLLGLGTPFRQPSLLIQDELHLLSGPLGTTVAVFDAVIQLLLSHNGAIPKIVASTATIRASDEQVRGLYGRSVALYPPAGLDGDQTFFSRPVKSGEGRLYVGLMPQSVSQVSAVIAATAPLLEVPEVLAGSSGPDTSRDSYWTLVMYHNSLRELGRTGTLVIDDVNGRLEPRSERLGLPLRQVTAEHVLELTSRRGPDELPNDLRELSRSIDESSDAIDVVLSSNMLSVGIDIPRLALMLMVGQPKTTAEYIQATSRVGRGLNNGVVTTLFRSNRARDRSHFESFRSYHEALYRNVEPTSVTPWSLSSRNRSLGGALVALLRHSLPVLAANDFASRLDLENEHMSKAVEKLVARFSDLVSRSDNIESEETEDEVWSLLRNWDRRARLARDAGSALVYDRRQSDNDALLKRFGQSGEGWLVADSMRSVEPNVAVHVREPLEGGIGGKNRA; encoded by the coding sequence ATGGCTTACGTGGGTCCCGATGGCGGTGACACGGAGACCCTCCTCAACCTGCCTGACCGCCAATATGCCGTCGGCATGCTGTTCCCCGCGATGTCTGAGCCCCCGCCGGAATCCTCCGAGGAAAGCGAGCACATCGAAGCGGAGGTACTCACGGGTGAGATCGAGGAGGCCGGCGCGAGCGTCCCGATCGCCGAAGACTGGCGTCCCTCTTCGGTCGCGATCTCCTTCGTCACCGATCGGCCGAGCGTCTCGTGCGACTTCTCCGGGGGTACCTACCGGTCGATCAAAGACGATGGGCCGCCACGATGGCAGCGTTCTCCGTTCCGGTTCGAGGGTCTCGAACTCACGCGAGGCCGTCCGCCACACGTGCTCACTGCAGGCGAAGTGCCGATCGAGATCGGATCGCGCTGGCGGGCCTACGGGGACGCCCACCTCGTGACCGTGCACGCGCGTGTGTCCTCCAAGTCGACTGGCGACGACCGAAGCGACATCGATCGAACACTCTTCCAAGTAGCTCTCAGCGTAACCCCAGCGCTCGACGGTCGGTTTCTAGAGTACGACAGGTCCAATGCGTTCGACTCCGACCCCGAAGCCGCTGAGCTGCGGCTCCGTTACCGAAGCAAAACGATCTACGCGGTCGGCCACGGTACGGCGGCGGACTGGAACCTCATCGACGGCGTCTGTACGCGCGTCTTCCTCGATCCGGTGCCCGCCTTTGTAGTGCCTGCCATCGAAACGACGGGCCTCGACTCCGACTCCGTCGAGGCCCGAGCACTTCTGCTCCACAACCTATCGCGGATCGACACAGACACAGAACGCGTGATATCGACCCTCGATGCGTTTGTCGATGTCTATTCCCATTGGGTCTCCGAACAGAGCGGCCGTGTCGAAAGCTTCGGAGCCGACACACCGGTCGCGCAAGCCATCACCGATCGGGCGCGCTCCGCTCTGGACCGCATGCGAGCCGGCGTTGACCTCTTGCGCGAGCCAGAACGAGGGTCGCTGAGAACCGCGTTTGCCCTCGGCATGACTGCGATGCGACTCCAAATTCGCCAAACCGCAATCAAAAATGGTACGGAACCATCCCGCGTCGAAGAGCCGCGCTGGCGCCCGTTCCAACTCGGCTTCCTACTGGTCGCCCTGGCATCGACGATCGACGGGACACACGATGATCGAGAACTGGTCGACCTGATCTGGTTCCCGACCGGTGGCGGCAAGACCGAAGCTTACCTGGGTCTGGCCGCCGTGGAGATCTTCCACCGACGCATAGTTCACGGCACCGCTGGCGGAGGAACCGCCGTGATCACGCGGTACACACTCCGACTGCTGACCTCACAGCAATTCCAGCGAGCCGCCTCGCTCATTTGCGCGATGACCCTGCTTCGCAACGAGGACGCGCGAGCTAATCGAATGGCGCCGTTCTCCATCGGCCTGTGGGTGGGGAACGAGGTCACGCCTCGATCACGCCAGGAGGCAAAGGCAGGACTTGATCGCCTGCGTAAGGCCGCCCGCCCCGAAGAAGCGAACCAGTTCCAGATCGAGAGCTGTCCGTGGTGTGGTACTGCGCTCCTGCCGGATATGAGATACGAGGACTGGAGCCGCTACGGGTTCCGCGAGGTGGGTCGCGACGTGGTCATCCACTGCACCCGGACGGCCTGCGAATTCCACGATGAGCTGCCGGTCTCCGTGATCGACGACATCCTTTACGACGAGCCGCCGACGATCCTCCTTGCGACAGTCGACAAGTTCGCCCGCCTGCAGTTCCTGCCCGAAGCGGGCAAGCTGCTCGGCCTCGGCACACCGTTCCGCCAGCCGTCACTGCTCATACAAGACGAGCTGCATCTCTTGTCCGGCCCACTCGGTACGACAGTCGCCGTGTTCGACGCAGTCATCCAACTACTCCTGAGTCACAACGGCGCGATCCCCAAGATCGTTGCCTCGACAGCCACGATCCGCGCCTCGGACGAACAGGTCCGAGGCTTGTACGGCAGGTCTGTCGCGTTATACCCGCCGGCCGGACTCGACGGCGATCAGACCTTCTTCTCCCGTCCGGTGAAGAGCGGCGAAGGTCGCCTCTACGTCGGCCTGATGCCACAGTCGGTCTCTCAGGTGTCAGCAGTCATCGCTGCCACGGCTCCCCTACTCGAAGTACCGGAAGTGCTCGCCGGGAGCTCGGGGCCGGACACGTCGCGAGACTCGTATTGGACGCTGGTGATGTACCACAACAGCCTCCGTGAGCTTGGCCGCACCGGAACTTTGGTGATCGATGACGTCAACGGTCGGCTCGAACCACGATCGGAGAGACTGGGCCTACCTCTCCGGCAGGTCACGGCTGAACACGTCCTGGAGCTCACCAGCCGCCGCGGACCGGACGAACTGCCCAACGACCTTCGCGAACTGAGTCGAAGCATCGATGAATCGTCGGATGCCATCGATGTGGTGCTCTCCTCGAACATGTTGTCAGTCGGAATCGACATACCACGTCTCGCTCTGATGCTGATGGTGGGTCAACCCAAGACGACCGCCGAATACATCCAAGCGACGAGCAGGGTCGGGCGCGGCCTGAACAACGGGGTCGTGACCACGCTGTTCAGGTCGAATCGAGCACGTGATCGTTCACATTTCGAGAGCTTCCGTTCGTATCACGAAGCTCTCTACCGCAACGTCGAGCCGACGAGCGTGACACCGTGGTCGTTGTCGTCACGCAACCGTTCCTTGGGCGGGGCGCTCGTAGCGTTACTGCGGCACTCGTTGCCTGTCCTTGCCGCGAACGACTTCGCCTCACGTCTCGATCTCGAAAACGAGCACATGTCGAAAGCAGTTGAGAAACTCGTGGCACGTTTCTCGGATTTGGTCAGCCGCTCCGACAATATCGAATCCGAGGAAACCGAGGACGAGGTTTGGTCGTTGCTACGCAACTGGGATCGTCGCGCGAGGCTCGCTCGCGATGCCGGATCCGCACTGGTTTACGACCGTCGACAGAGCGACAACGACGCATTACTCAAGCGTTTTGGCCAGAGTGGCGAGGGATGGCTCGTCGCCGATTCCATGAGGTCCGTCGAACCGAACGTCGCTGTTCACGTCCGCGAGCCACTGGAAGGAGGCATCGGTGGAAAGAATCGTGCATGA
- the drmB gene encoding DUF1998 domain-containing protein, protein MERIVHDLRLSETVTPFGVGAIVDILGESLIAADTSWWDRKYAPEIICDRLLARLGPGILRQAPAHAGRAAKETPHLLYWRFPAWRFCERCTKLSQLTGKNKGRWTNRCECGGGLVPMRYVATCEKGSHIQDIPWFKWAHRGNGADITDAVRFCRAYKELRFVRSSRRGEGLASLSVHCTGCKRSRPLSELTSTDSLHRDGIRCDGIQPWQEPESGRICEHRLNAVQRGATGNYIADRLSALDIPEEISHSAEIADKVRSHVYFEKVVTDNGGPQAEMVAGWIADELGTTAADVLALASGAEDAEETPLLDLKDGEWSAFVNKLDGGRDHSNGDFVVDGFSISAEATWPSTLTSRLVGVGQVRRVREVRALRRFQRHNADAEYVMVDLGLDSKRKPIYPALELFGEGIFLRFDEAEISAWEETAEVRKRAEILLKSRNSTPWAHRLPVPEPRFVALHTISHLLIRRLAFASGYSSASLQERIYAHSDRPDRTAGIFIYTAAGDAQGTLGGLVRLGHPEKLVPLLLAALGDADVCSNDPVCIESDNQGSSHLNLSACHGCTLVSETSCETGNRLLDRQLVLGGGTVPGLLDHLLDEVRSTVGR, encoded by the coding sequence GTGGAAAGAATCGTGCATGACCTGCGACTTTCCGAGACAGTAACCCCTTTTGGAGTAGGCGCCATTGTTGACATTCTGGGCGAGTCCCTGATAGCTGCGGACACCTCGTGGTGGGATCGAAAGTATGCACCTGAAATCATTTGTGATCGTCTTCTCGCAAGGCTGGGTCCTGGCATTCTTCGACAAGCTCCTGCACATGCAGGCCGGGCCGCCAAGGAAACCCCCCATTTGCTTTACTGGCGCTTTCCCGCCTGGCGCTTCTGCGAACGATGCACCAAGCTTTCCCAGCTTACCGGAAAGAACAAGGGTCGATGGACCAATAGGTGCGAGTGCGGCGGAGGACTGGTACCGATGCGATATGTCGCGACTTGCGAAAAAGGTAGTCATATCCAAGACATACCATGGTTCAAATGGGCCCACCGCGGAAACGGTGCGGACATCACCGACGCGGTACGCTTCTGTCGCGCCTACAAGGAACTACGATTCGTCCGCTCTTCTCGACGCGGCGAGGGTCTTGCTTCGCTCAGTGTTCACTGCACAGGATGCAAGCGGTCTCGCCCGCTTTCCGAACTCACCAGCACAGATTCGCTTCATCGCGATGGGATCCGATGCGACGGCATTCAGCCTTGGCAGGAACCGGAGAGCGGGAGGATTTGCGAACACCGCCTCAATGCTGTCCAACGAGGCGCAACCGGAAACTACATCGCCGATCGCCTGTCCGCACTCGATATTCCTGAAGAGATCTCACATTCGGCCGAGATAGCGGACAAGGTCCGCAGTCATGTTTACTTCGAGAAAGTGGTCACCGACAATGGCGGCCCACAAGCTGAGATGGTGGCCGGCTGGATCGCGGATGAACTCGGGACGACGGCAGCAGACGTTCTTGCCCTTGCCTCCGGCGCCGAAGACGCCGAAGAAACCCCGCTTCTCGATCTCAAAGATGGCGAATGGTCAGCTTTTGTCAATAAGCTCGACGGTGGTCGAGACCACAGCAATGGCGACTTCGTAGTCGACGGATTCTCCATTTCAGCCGAGGCTACATGGCCATCGACACTGACGAGTAGATTGGTAGGCGTAGGGCAAGTCCGCCGAGTTCGCGAGGTTCGGGCACTTCGCAGGTTTCAACGACACAACGCCGATGCAGAATATGTCATGGTCGATCTCGGTCTCGACAGCAAACGAAAGCCGATTTACCCCGCCCTTGAATTGTTTGGCGAGGGGATTTTCCTTCGATTCGACGAGGCTGAGATCTCCGCATGGGAGGAAACTGCCGAAGTTCGCAAGCGAGCCGAGATCCTGCTCAAAAGCAGAAATTCCACCCCGTGGGCCCACCGTTTACCTGTTCCCGAGCCACGCTTTGTCGCCTTGCACACTATTTCCCATCTGCTCATCCGCCGTCTTGCCTTTGCGAGCGGCTACTCGTCGGCGTCGCTTCAGGAGCGCATCTACGCGCACTCCGACCGACCTGACCGCACCGCCGGTATCTTCATTTACACGGCGGCTGGCGACGCGCAGGGAACACTCGGCGGACTGGTACGTCTCGGCCATCCCGAGAAACTGGTCCCACTGCTGCTCGCCGCCTTGGGAGACGCAGACGTGTGCTCGAACGATCCAGTGTGCATCGAGAGTGATAACCAAGGATCGTCGCATCTCAACCTGTCCGCCTGTCACGGCTGCACCCTCGTCAGCGAGACCTCGTGTGAGACCGGAAATCGTCTCCTCGATCGCCAACTGGTTCTCGGCGGGGGAACCGTGCCAGGGCTGTTAGATCACTTGCTCGACGAGGTGCGAAGCACAGTGGGAAGGTAA
- a CDS encoding nuclease-related domain-containing DEAD/DEAH box helicase: protein MILVPTLADIEETATSDAERRIARLLRDVEGDVDAVAFHSVKLRSHAYKQQAEADFLILWKKVLIVVEAKGGGIKKHDGVWYSIDRRGDWHKLATSPMEQAQSAMYALRNILRKEGVGWFAQEAIVVTPDIDTPPHSVEWHPTHWLARTDMSIAELTRALDTVAANAQEPPAGRKRARIDELRTRLFGHFARMPVIDALRGAVIEEQNRATADQARFLASLARNPRVLVSGGAGTGKSLVLAEAAKQEADQGRSVLITFRSPALRKFFEPYVVDRAIDLLSFDRLDSAKTYDVVFVDEAQDLMTAEGMDRIDGVITGGRSAGNWRMFLDHNNQAHVDGHFDQDVLQLITAEASSVDLSLNVRNTRAIVHTVQEYLGADLGDPGIVNGENVRWTTTAAESTFTEAESIAEELVADGVNTEHIWIIRAATNVPPEKSKRGITITSPRYAKGLEAEHVIVCELPETFDEAGIAAFYVATTRARVSLDIVLSHKEKRRIQQLVRRQLEKN from the coding sequence ATGATTCTTGTACCAACCCTGGCTGACATAGAAGAGACCGCGACCAGTGACGCGGAACGCAGAATCGCCCGTCTGCTACGAGATGTCGAAGGCGACGTCGACGCGGTAGCTTTTCATTCGGTAAAACTTCGGTCACATGCATACAAGCAGCAAGCCGAAGCGGACTTCCTCATATTATGGAAGAAAGTCCTGATCGTCGTCGAAGCCAAAGGTGGCGGCATCAAGAAACACGACGGCGTTTGGTACAGCATCGACCGACGGGGCGACTGGCACAAGCTTGCCACGTCACCAATGGAACAGGCACAATCGGCAATGTACGCATTGCGCAACATCCTCCGAAAAGAGGGGGTCGGCTGGTTCGCACAAGAGGCCATTGTGGTGACGCCAGACATCGATACCCCGCCACACTCGGTCGAATGGCATCCGACTCACTGGCTGGCGCGGACTGATATGAGCATTGCGGAGCTGACGCGGGCGCTCGACACCGTCGCAGCGAACGCCCAGGAACCTCCCGCAGGGCGAAAACGTGCAAGGATCGATGAATTGCGGACACGCCTGTTCGGACACTTCGCCCGCATGCCGGTTATCGATGCACTGCGGGGCGCGGTGATCGAGGAACAGAACCGTGCCACAGCCGACCAGGCCAGGTTTCTCGCATCACTGGCACGAAATCCCCGAGTACTGGTATCCGGCGGGGCAGGCACGGGAAAATCCTTGGTACTCGCAGAGGCAGCAAAGCAAGAGGCCGACCAAGGACGGTCCGTTCTGATCACGTTCCGTTCGCCTGCCCTGAGGAAGTTCTTCGAACCATACGTGGTTGATCGCGCCATCGACCTGCTCTCATTCGACCGACTTGATTCCGCCAAAACGTACGACGTTGTATTCGTCGACGAGGCACAAGATCTGATGACGGCAGAAGGAATGGATCGGATCGACGGTGTGATCACCGGCGGAAGGAGTGCCGGAAATTGGCGAATGTTTCTCGACCATAATAATCAAGCACACGTCGACGGACACTTCGACCAGGACGTCTTGCAACTCATCACCGCGGAGGCCTCTTCGGTCGACCTGAGTCTTAATGTTCGCAACACTCGAGCAATCGTTCACACGGTCCAGGAATATCTCGGAGCAGACCTAGGAGATCCAGGAATCGTCAATGGCGAAAACGTTCGCTGGACCACGACCGCCGCCGAATCCACTTTTACCGAGGCCGAATCCATCGCGGAGGAACTGGTCGCTGACGGCGTAAACACCGAACACATTTGGATTATTCGCGCCGCAACGAATGTTCCACCAGAGAAGTCGAAACGTGGTATTACCATAACGAGCCCGAGGTATGCCAAGGGTTTGGAAGCAGAGCACGTGATCGTCTGTGAACTCCCCGAGACCTTCGATGAAGCCGGCATCGCCGCCTTCTATGTCGCCACCACTCGTGCACGAGTCTCCTTGGACATCGTGCTCTCCCACAAGGAAAAGCGACGGATCCAACAACTGGTTCGACGACAGTTGGAGAAGAATTGA
- a CDS encoding DEAD/DEAH box helicase, protein MNLPSWTPDDRLVRDVEDQFDVAVAVYKTNQHLISEHANHEESIRVGGYSNRTLLELVQNGADAMSGTEHEEISVGRVEIVLDTESQTLYCANTGRPFSRTGLTTIMHAHLSDKRGDEIGRFGLGFKSVLAVSAAPQVFSRSVSFEFNSPIARTAIDQIKPTAKRLPILRTATVIDAMTAFDEDPILAELAEWATTIVKLPRAMGLARLRSEIIQFPSEFLLFVGDVREIRLRVLGNDRFETTHVSRDFGDGTLKIERPDGSGDEWLVSNRMHAPSTEARRQVGEAVSRNEVKITVAVPKRQAKQKIGQFWSYFPLQDQTSASALFNAPWSVNDDRTTLLKNDYNREILKSLSEMFVRLLPKVSTSDDPAAHLDYMPARGREPLSFGDELLCAHVPRISTDFDLVPDAKGTLTRATELRPLDFMIQNVDSGDHRIWSTSPNTGIDAPHWRCYTSQQRITRLRQLFAATASKDLLDNDRDGKRALESVPKRGLLSWLREWSEGNHPPSSADALKFIQTHRNLPDILRAKVIPTTDGMRSLHDRKIIFLNQEDDVEIEHAIFVEPDFLAQPNVDKVLREFGFRDLDPLAILNARLAKLSPVPNDDQLEKLWEAVLEVSVHVAVKALTDHNSTVKVPTQDGGWAWPTQVFDLAEPLGDHLAAKMLDRRRCMPEVAHRIGVVHSPVGSYSAEDEPLLPQYREWVLATLDSRRGPGERAIEHVDLYPGKGPGPFSMLFLLRDAEASERLRANWTAGLLRTGDSEWTCEDLDTGTSYSVQSPVRWAVDRAGLLESDRGYRPPGEIVAPSMLKYKNLLPLFRGPGQVAEALSLPDELDAVPASVLREALSAKLFPSALDNSVLVEFITAACRIAHADGRPATVPAKVGRAIEARPPDSVYLATTDEEEEFLSSRQRPYLRVTDDQVAELETLVGCRRFEDSFAFSMEIEGRQESERIVDIFSGLRSTPVGDTLTTATVARALRVVKRVSTEDGVEDQTLEWHLDGLSLVVRSDTDERRLLGVVNEAFSLGLTNAELEGVLKAGLDQRLQALRQEAKRAPTDAERLDVYFGPDDLRDALPKGLWRALEAQGLVNASTSVADLVLKVYGSDSIKQLADPFRNDGFVDVPTTWAGGAATISWLRKMGFGSEYAGRRTQHQEDEFVIPGAVKLNPLHSFQQKISRQLRDVLTLREANGRHLKAMVELPTGAGKTRVAAETVLRLFIDGNLRGPVLWIAQSQELCEQAVQTWSTVWRGLGDERSLTIGRLWENNIVHEPDTDFSVVVATDAKLDTLLENPEYSWLASSTAVIVDEGHRAGGSERYTRILNWLGVAGRGWERPLVGLTATPFKGTSASATAALASRFGNRKLDVFDTLDAYRPLAELGVLAKVQHEVLPGIEVTLDPDEKAEAEQQRRVPARVMDRVGADQARMSILVDHIMGLDNSWPVLVFTPNVLSAQVLAATLRYRDVEAAAVSGQTGRQERRDSIERFKRNEIRVLANCDLLAQGFDAPGVRALYIARPTFSPNAYIQMAGRGLRGPRNGGKEECLIVDMADNFGAFNEWLGYREYEDLWQEQRA, encoded by the coding sequence ATGAACCTGCCGTCCTGGACTCCGGACGACCGCTTGGTTCGAGACGTCGAGGACCAATTCGACGTCGCAGTCGCCGTTTACAAGACGAACCAGCACCTCATCTCAGAGCACGCGAACCACGAGGAATCGATCCGCGTCGGCGGGTATTCGAACCGAACACTGCTCGAACTTGTTCAGAACGGCGCCGACGCCATGTCCGGCACCGAGCATGAAGAGATCAGCGTGGGCCGAGTCGAAATCGTGCTCGACACCGAGAGCCAAACGCTCTACTGTGCCAATACCGGGCGCCCGTTCTCGCGGACCGGACTCACGACGATCATGCACGCGCATCTCAGCGACAAACGCGGCGACGAGATCGGACGCTTCGGACTCGGCTTCAAATCCGTGCTGGCAGTTTCAGCTGCCCCCCAGGTTTTCAGCCGGTCAGTCTCGTTCGAGTTCAACTCACCCATCGCACGCACTGCCATAGATCAAATTAAGCCAACCGCGAAGCGTCTTCCGATACTACGCACCGCAACAGTCATCGATGCCATGACCGCCTTTGACGAGGATCCCATCCTCGCCGAACTTGCCGAGTGGGCGACCACCATCGTCAAGCTCCCCCGCGCGATGGGCCTCGCGCGGCTCCGCAGTGAGATCATTCAGTTCCCCTCAGAGTTCCTGCTGTTCGTCGGCGACGTCCGTGAAATCAGACTCAGAGTTCTCGGCAACGACCGGTTCGAGACGACCCACGTATCTCGCGATTTCGGCGATGGGACACTCAAGATCGAGCGTCCCGACGGCAGCGGCGACGAATGGCTCGTCAGCAATCGGATGCACGCTCCGTCGACCGAGGCGCGACGACAGGTCGGCGAAGCCGTCTCGCGCAACGAGGTCAAGATCACCGTCGCGGTTCCGAAACGCCAGGCAAAGCAGAAAATCGGGCAGTTCTGGTCGTACTTTCCCCTGCAGGACCAGACCTCGGCATCGGCATTGTTCAACGCTCCCTGGAGCGTGAACGACGATCGGACCACACTACTCAAGAACGACTACAACCGCGAGATACTCAAGAGTCTCTCAGAGATGTTCGTACGCTTGTTGCCAAAGGTGAGCACCAGCGACGATCCAGCAGCACACCTCGACTACATGCCCGCACGAGGACGAGAACCTCTGTCCTTCGGCGACGAGTTGCTCTGTGCGCATGTGCCCCGGATATCGACGGATTTCGACCTGGTACCCGACGCGAAAGGCACATTGACGCGCGCCACTGAACTACGCCCACTGGACTTCATGATCCAGAATGTCGATTCTGGCGACCACCGCATCTGGAGCACTTCCCCGAACACCGGAATCGATGCTCCACACTGGCGCTGCTACACATCTCAGCAGCGAATAACCCGCCTTCGCCAACTATTCGCAGCCACGGCATCCAAAGATCTTCTCGACAATGACCGAGATGGCAAGCGCGCCCTGGAATCCGTTCCCAAACGCGGGCTTCTCTCCTGGCTCAGGGAGTGGTCCGAAGGAAACCATCCCCCGTCCTCCGCAGACGCACTGAAGTTTATCCAGACTCATCGCAACCTTCCTGACATTCTTCGAGCCAAAGTCATTCCGACGACTGACGGAATGCGATCCCTTCACGACAGGAAGATCATCTTTCTAAACCAGGAAGATGACGTCGAGATCGAGCACGCAATTTTCGTCGAGCCCGATTTTCTTGCACAGCCGAACGTCGATAAAGTTTTACGGGAGTTCGGCTTCCGCGACTTGGACCCACTAGCGATCCTCAACGCCAGACTCGCGAAGCTTTCGCCAGTACCGAATGATGATCAACTGGAGAAGCTCTGGGAAGCAGTCCTCGAAGTCTCCGTGCACGTGGCAGTGAAAGCACTGACTGACCACAATTCCACGGTCAAGGTGCCGACACAAGACGGTGGGTGGGCATGGCCTACGCAAGTCTTCGACCTCGCCGAGCCGCTGGGTGACCACCTCGCGGCCAAGATGCTGGACCGCCGACGATGCATGCCTGAGGTGGCGCACCGGATCGGCGTGGTGCACAGCCCTGTCGGCAGTTATTCAGCGGAGGACGAACCCCTTCTCCCGCAGTATCGCGAATGGGTTCTGGCTACTCTCGACTCCCGACGGGGCCCGGGAGAACGCGCGATTGAACATGTGGACCTCTACCCGGGCAAGGGTCCCGGGCCATTCTCGATGCTGTTCCTCCTTCGGGACGCCGAAGCAAGCGAGCGACTACGCGCGAACTGGACCGCCGGCTTGCTTCGAACCGGCGACTCGGAGTGGACGTGCGAAGACTTGGACACCGGAACGTCCTACAGCGTGCAGTCACCCGTTCGTTGGGCAGTGGACCGTGCCGGACTCCTGGAATCCGATCGAGGCTACCGCCCGCCTGGCGAGATCGTCGCTCCGTCGATGCTCAAGTACAAGAACCTTCTGCCGTTGTTCCGAGGGCCCGGCCAGGTCGCTGAGGCCCTGAGCCTCCCGGACGAATTGGACGCTGTGCCAGCCTCCGTACTCCGCGAGGCGCTTTCGGCCAAGCTCTTCCCCTCTGCCCTCGACAACTCCGTGCTCGTCGAGTTCATCACCGCGGCCTGCCGTATCGCCCACGCCGACGGCCGCCCCGCCACAGTTCCGGCGAAGGTGGGTCGAGCGATCGAGGCCCGACCTCCGGACTCGGTCTATCTCGCTACCACGGACGAGGAAGAGGAGTTCCTCTCGTCACGTCAGCGCCCGTACCTTCGGGTGACAGACGACCAGGTAGCCGAACTCGAGACCTTGGTGGGCTGCCGCCGGTTCGAGGACAGCTTCGCGTTCTCCATGGAGATCGAAGGGCGACAGGAGAGCGAGCGTATCGTCGACATCTTCAGCGGACTCCGAAGCACTCCCGTCGGAGACACGCTGACGACTGCGACGGTTGCGAGGGCACTCCGCGTGGTCAAGCGGGTGAGCACCGAAGACGGCGTCGAAGACCAAACGCTCGAATGGCATCTCGACGGGCTGAGTCTGGTGGTACGCAGCGACACGGACGAGCGCCGCCTCCTCGGTGTCGTGAACGAAGCCTTTTCCCTGGGACTCACCAACGCTGAACTCGAGGGCGTACTCAAGGCCGGCCTCGATCAGCGGCTACAGGCACTTCGCCAAGAAGCCAAGCGTGCCCCCACCGACGCCGAGCGACTCGACGTCTACTTCGGTCCCGACGATCTACGCGACGCGTTGCCGAAAGGCCTTTGGCGAGCCCTCGAGGCACAAGGCCTCGTCAATGCCTCCACGTCGGTCGCCGACCTTGTCCTCAAGGTATACGGATCCGACTCGATCAAACAGCTTGCAGACCCCTTCCGGAACGACGGTTTCGTCGATGTACCGACAACGTGGGCGGGTGGTGCGGCGACCATCTCGTGGCTGAGAAAGATGGGGTTCGGCAGCGAATACGCCGGGCGGCGCACTCAACACCAGGAAGACGAGTTCGTCATTCCCGGGGCTGTGAAACTCAATCCACTTCACTCGTTCCAGCAGAAGATCAGCCGGCAGCTCAGGGACGTGCTCACTCTCCGCGAGGCAAACGGGCGTCACCTCAAGGCGATGGTGGAGTTGCCGACTGGCGCAGGCAAGACACGAGTTGCGGCCGAGACCGTGCTCCGACTCTTCATCGACGGGAACCTTCGGGGACCTGTCCTGTGGATCGCCCAGTCTCAGGAACTCTGCGAGCAGGCCGTGCAAACCTGGAGCACTGTTTGGCGTGGCCTCGGCGACGAGCGCTCCCTGACGATCGGCCGCTTGTGGGAGAACAACATCGTCCACGAACCGGACACGGATTTCTCCGTTGTCGTCGCAACCGACGCCAAGCTCGACACCCTCCTCGAGAACCCCGAGTACAGCTGGCTGGCCAGTTCGACAGCAGTGATCGTCGACGAAGGACACCGCGCCGGTGGTTCCGAGCGGTACACGCGGATCTTGAACTGGTTGGGGGTCGCGGGCCGCGGCTGGGAGCGACCTCTCGTCGGGTTGACCGCAACCCCATTCAAGGGCACGTCGGCATCAGCAACAGCCGCGCTCGCCAGCCGGTTCGGCAATCGGAAGCTGGACGTCTTCGACACACTCGACGCCTACCGTCCGCTCGCCGAGCTCGGAGTGCTGGCAAAGGTACAACACGAAGTGCTCCCGGGCATCGAAGTCACCCTCGATCCGGACGAGAAGGCCGAAGCCGAACAGCAGCGCCGAGTTCCCGCACGGGTGATGGATCGCGTCGGCGCAGATCAGGCCCGCATGTCAATCCTCGTCGACCACATCATGGGCCTGGACAACAGCTGGCCAGTGCTGGTGTTCACACCGAACGTCCTGTCAGCTCAGGTGCTCGCCGCAACGCTGCGGTATCGCGATGTCGAAGCGGCAGCGGTCAGCGGCCAGACGGGAAGGCAAGAACGTCGCGACAGCATCGAGCGGTTCAAGCGAAATGAGATCCGCGTACTCGCAAACTGCGATCTACTGGCACAGGGTTTCGACGCCCCCGGTGTCCGCGCCCTGTACATCGCTCGCCCCACCTTCAGCCCGAACGCCTATATCCAAATGGCCGGTCGCGGTCTCCGCGGCCCCAGAAACGGCGGGAAGGAAGAGTGTCTGATCGTGGATATGGCGGACAACTTCGGAGCCTTCAATGAGTGGCTCGGGTACCGCGAGTACGAAGACCTTTGGCAGGAGCAGCGTGCATGA